The Benincasa hispida cultivar B227 chromosome 11, ASM972705v1, whole genome shotgun sequence genome has a segment encoding these proteins:
- the LOC120092132 gene encoding IQ domain-containing protein IQM3-like, with the protein MEVHSQPLSTSLNHTSFPYPLNSHSIYDPPENHQPSSSGDCPVIGISEHEDFKMPFSSDSDHLPTQMINGDGGDDANSALRRSAVKLQKVYRSYRTRRLLADSAVVAEELWWFALDYARLNHSTISFFNYLKPETAASRWNRVTSNASKVGKGLSKDAKAQKLAFQHWIEAIDPRHRYGHSLHFYYEEWCKATAGQPFFYWLDVGDGKDVDLKECPRSKLRQQIIKYLGPQERENYEYIVVDGKIVHKQSGTFLDTKRGPKGTKWIFVMSTFKRLYAGEKKKGAFHHSSFLAGGATLAAGRLEVDDGVLKAISAYSGHYKPTDDHLDIFLKFLEDNGVVLQDVEVHRANEDSESYDDLKSVGGGRTKADFVCKLEALDIKTIEEGEVEISSKSAQVSQVGGKIEYKRTLSGGLKSPRADVPKKAIFQRINSKKIANSYQLGHQLSLKWTTGAGPRIGCVADYPVELRVQALELVNLSPRTPPTPLDSKRMAGFLTPRTPTKDTLNADDSSNF; encoded by the exons ATGGAGGTTCACTCTCAGCCCCTTTCAACATCCTTAAACCACACTTCATTTCCATACCCTCTCAACTCCCACTCCATTTACGACCCTCCTGAGAATCACCAACCCTCTTCCTCCGGCGACTGCCCGGTCATCGGTATTTCCGAACATGAAGACTTTAAAATGCCCTTCTCCTCCGACAGCGACCACTTACCGACCCAGATGATCAACGGAGACGGCGGCGATGACGCGAACTCGGCACTGCGGCGCTCGGCAGTGAAGCTGCAGAAAGTGTACAGGAGTTACCGGACCCGCCGGCTGTTGGCGGATTCCGCCGTCGTCGCGGAAGAGCTCTG GTGGTTTGCGTTAGACTATGCTAGATTGAATCACAGTACGATTTCCTTCTTCAATTACTTGAAACCTGAAACGGCTGCTTCTCGCTGGAACCGAGTCACTTCGAATGCTTCGAAG GTGGGAAAAGGGCTATCAAAGGATGCTAAAGCTCAGAAACTTGCTTTTCAGCATTGGATCGAAGCT aTTGATCCCAGACATAGATATGGGCATAGTTTACATTTCTATTATGAAGAATGGTGTAAAGCTACAGCTGGTCAGCCATTTTTCTATTG GCTTGATGTTGGAGATGGAAAAGATGTTGACCTTAAAGAATGCCCGAGATCGAAACTCCGACAGCAAATCATCAAGTATCTTGGACCT CAAGAGCGAGAAAACTACGAATACATCGTTGTTGATGGGAAAATCGTCCATAAACAAAGTGGAACTTTCCTTGATACAAAGAGAGGACCAAAAGGAACGAAGTGGATATTTGTAATGAGCACTTTTAAGAGGCTTTATGCTGGTGAG aaaaagaaaggagCTTTCCACCACTCAAGTTTCTTGGCAGGAGGAGCCACATTGGCTGCTGGGAGGCTGGAGGTAGATGATGGAGTTCTTAAG GCAATCTCAGCATATAGTGGACATTACAAGCCTACCGATGACCATCTCGACATCTTCTTGAAATTCCTTGAGGATAACGGTGTGGTTCTTCAGGATGTCGAG GTACATCGGGCAAATGAAGATTCCGAAAGCTACGACGATTTAAAGTCGGTCGGAGGAGGTCGAACAAAGGCTGATTTTGTCTGCAAACTAGAAGCACTTGACATCAAAACAATTGAGGAAGGGGAAGTTGAGATTTCCTCAAAATCAGCTCAGGTCTCCCAAGTTGGAGGCAAAATAGAATACAAGAGGACATTATCTGGTGGCCTAAAGAGCCCGAGAGCTGATGTGCCAAAGAAGGCGATATTTCAAAGAATTAACTCAAAGAAGATAGCAAACTCCTATCAGTTGGGCCATCAACTTTCACTCAAATGGACAACAGGAGCAGGTCCGAGAATTGGGTGTGTTGCCGACTACCCGGTCGAGCTACGAGTACAGGCATTGGAGCTTGTTAACCTATCTCCGAGGACTCCTCCTACTCCATTGGACTCGAAGAGGATGGCGGGTTTCCTGACCCCAAGGACACCAACAAAGGATACCCTCAATGCTGATGATAGTTCCAACTTTTGA